The Nostoc sp. PCC 7524 nucleotide sequence TCTGGCAGGTGGGATTGCTGTTCTATTAATGAAATAGAGTGCTACAGCAACACCGCTACCAACTAAAACCGCGATCGCTAATAAAAATCCCAATATAAATTTAAGTAAACCAGAAAGCATATTTATATCCTCATCACCATTAATGGTCATTAGTCAATAGTCCATATTAATCATTAACTGTGAATTATGGACTATTGACCTTGAATTCGCTAATTGTTGCCACTGTATGGGGGTATGTTAGCGGAGCTTACCGAAAGTATCGCTTAAAGGACTTTGTTTGGAAGCTAGACGCGCTCTCCCCGCAGCTGCCCATTCTTGCAGTTTTTGAATTTGCTCAACAGCTGTTCTAGCTAGGGGAATAATCTGACTGGCTGATTCCAAAATATCATCAGTGGTAAAATCTCGGTTTTGACTAAATCCAATGTGCATTGCTTCAATTAACGTTTGCTCAATCTCGGCTCCAGAAAAATCTGGTGTTTCGTATGCTAACCGCTCAATGTCATAATTTTTCAAATTGTGGGGGCGCAGTCGGGATAAATGTACATTAAAAATGGCTTTTCTTTCTTCTTGAGTAGGTAAGCCAACAAAGAAAATCTCATCAAACCTGCCTTTACGCAGCATTTCTGGCGGTAAGGCTTGGATGTCGTTGGCGGTAGCCACCACAAACACAGGGGAGGTTTTTTCTGCTAGCCAGGTGATAAATGTCCCAAATACCCGGCTGGTTGTTCCTGCGTCACCTTTGCTACCAAGCCCCGAAAAGGCTTTGTCTATTTCGTCAATCCACAACACACAAGGGGCTAGGGCTTCCGCCACTTGGATCATTTGGCGGGTGCGAGATTCTGATTCACCGACTAAACCTGCAAATAACCGTCCTACATCTAACCGTAGTAGAGGTAAATGCCAATGATGAGCGATCGCTTTGGCGGTTAATGATTTACCTGTTCCCTGAATCCCTACTAATAATAAGCCTCTAGGATGGGGTAAACCATACTGACGCGCCCGTTCAGTAAATGAACCACCGCGCCGCAATAGCCAATCTTTCAAGTTATCTAGTCCACCAATATCAGAAATTTGCTCTGTGGCGGGGTAAAAGTCGAGGATTTGGGTTTGGCGGATAGTTTGGCGTTTTTCCTCTAAAACTAAATCTACGTCTTCCGGTTGTAATTCCCCGTGGGTAGCGATCGCTCTGGCTAAAACTCGGCGTATCCGTTCCATTGATAACCCTTGGCAAGAACGCACCAAATCATCTATAACTTTCCCTGACAGAGAATTACCAGTGGCTTGTAATAAGCGTTCTACCTCTGTTTTAATTTCGTTACCGGCGGGTAAAGGAAACTCGACAACCGTTAAGACTTCGGTTAAATCATCAGGAATCGCAATGCGGGGCGATAACAAGACAATATTCTTAGGTTGCGACTTCAACAGTCGCGCTAGGTTGCGGAGTTTGCGAGCGATCGCCACATCATCTAAAAACCGATGATAGTCTCGTAAAATTAAAATGGCTGGGGCTGAGGCTGATAATTTTTCCACAAATTCCAAAGCTTGCAGAGGGTTACGCCGTCCAAATCCCTCATCATTGGGGTTTCCTTGGTAGCCATCCACAAAATCCCAAGTATATACAGGGCGATTACCTTGATTGTTAGCTTCTTCTCGAATCGCTGTTTCTACCCGTTCCTCTTCATAGGTGGGAATATAAATTAATGGGTAGCGAGCGCGTAGTAGCAGTTTAAACTCTTCACGAAAGTTCATAGCTGTTGTAATAATGTATTTGCCCAAGTTGCATCAGTTTCTGGAAGGGGTGGAACTGGCTCCTGTGTATAATCTATAGCTAAATCAAATCCGGCGCGATCGTATACACCATCTATTAATACTTTTAAATCTATTATTGGTTCTGTATCACCCCGACGTAAGGGTAACAAAAAAGTGGGAATTTGTTCTTGCAACTCAAAAGGATATAATTCTGCTTTGGGGCGGTATTCACTACGACTCACCAAAATTCGATAGTTTGATGTAATCGGCATTCCCACAATAGGCATAGGTTCACCACTGCGTAATAAGTCAATTTCTACTAGATTAGTGAAGCTACCTAATATTTGCTGACGTTTGCTTTCGTATGCTTTTCTTCCCTCACCAGGACGTTTATTTTTAGGTGAAAGTACCTCAATTGTTGTTACAACTTCCCCTGTTCCCACTTCTCGCACTTGTAGATAGCTTTCCCTAACTTCTTCTGGTATGGGAACGTTAACAGTCACAGGTTTTGCTGGTGGTGAAGCTACAGCAAGTGTAGATTGTTCCTTTTCGGAATTCGTCAGAGAACGTCCAACAACTACATCAGGAATACCAACTAAAACAGAATTTTCATCTGTCATTTGATATACGCGTTTTTCTACTGCTACACGGTATTTTGGTCGCAGTTGAGGAGCGATTTCATCTGCGATCGCAATTATTAATCTACTGTGAACTTCTGGCCAGAGTTCTGGATTTTCCAGGTAGGGGTTCATCCCCGGAAACGGTGAGGGCATGGGTTGGTCATGATAGAGTGCTTAAGGCTAATGCTAGCAATCTGTTAATTCTATGACTACTGCACAAACTTGGTATATTGTCAAGCAAAATACAGGTAATTGTGAAATCGTCCCCAGCGAGCAAGTTGGGGACGATGGTGTAAATATTATTGAACAGTGGGGGCCTTTTAGTTCGCCAGAGGAAGCGATCGCCCGCCGCATCGGATTAATTAGGGCTGGCAAGTGCCAACCCCAGTAAATTTATAATTGGGTGTTTTGATTTGTGTCTGCCGTTGGTGTTCTTTGGGCAGCAATTTGTTTACCCAAGACTTCCAAAGCTTTAGCGAATTGGGGATCTGCTGATGTGCCGATTTTGTCCCGTTCACGTAGCCATAATTCTTGACGTTGAGCATCCGTCAACTCTACTTTGACATCTGGATCTACACCATGCTTGTTAATATCTTTCCCACTGGGGGTATGATACTTAGCAATTGTGACTGCCAAACCTGAACCATCTTCTAGTGGACGTACAGATTGTACTAAGCCTTTACCAAAGGTTTGCGTACCTACTAAGACAGCACGTTTATTATCTTGCAACGCACCTGAGAGAATTTCACTGGCACTAGCTGAACCTTTATCGATCAGGATGACTAAGGGTTTGTTCGTCAAAGCACGCCCATTAGCTACTTCTCGTTCTTGTTCTCCTTTGCGGTCAATGGTAGAAACAATGGTGCCTTTATCTAGCCACATCCGCGCAATTTCCACACTGGCGAATAACAAACCGCCAGGATTACCGCGCAAATCCATTATGTAGCCATCTACTTGCTGTTTTTCTAAATTTCTAATGGCTTGCTGCATTTCTTTGGCAGCGTTGGCACTAAATTGATTTAACCGGATGTAGCCAACTTTGCCTACAGGAGTTTGCTGTTGGGAAAAACGTACGGGATGGATTTCAATCCGCGCCCGTGTGATTTTAAATTCTTTTTGTTGACCGTTGCGCTGGATAGTCAAGACTACTTTTGACCCAGGTTCACCTCGGATTAAGGATACCGCTTGGTTGGTATCCATTCCCTTAGTGCTTTTGCCGTCTATTTTGAGGATGACATCCTTAGAAAGAATGCCTGCCTTAAATGCAGGTGTATCTTCAATGGGGGCAATTACTACCAGTTGCTTGGTTTTTTCATCTTGGCTGATGGTGATACCGATACCTGTGAGTTCTCCAGAGGTATCAACCTGCATATTCTTGAATTCTTGCGGATCCATAAACCGGGTATATGGGTCTTCTAGCTTTTTCAGCATTTCCCGTATGGACTTGTAAGCTTCTTCCTGACTACTGTAGGTCTTGTTTAGGTACTCCTTACGTACAGCTACCCAGTCAACCTGATTGAAAGTTCCGTCTACATATTGGCGCTGCACGATTTGCCAAACTTCGTCTACCAATTCCTTGGGACTAGCTTTGAATAACGCCTGACCGCGAGAGTGAATGCCAAGGCTAGTAACTGCGATCGTGGAGAGTGTTACTGCCGTAGCACCCAAAACAAGCCTACTTTTTGTAATCACCATAATGACAGCTGCGTCAGAGGGAAAAATTTATAGTCAGTATGCTCAATCTAACACAGGGTAAACTGTAACGACCGAGATGTATTTCTAACTTCATCAAAATAATCTATAATCCGGCGACCTAGCTGTTTGCTGTTTACAAAAAGTTTATTAATTGGGGATTGGGGACTGGGGATTGGGGATTGGGGATTGGGGATTGGGGATTGGGGACTGGGGACTGGGGATGGGGCATGAAGAATAAATTCTCCCTCATCCTGCTCATCCTCCTCATCTCCCCTTACTCCCTTATCTCCTCCTGCTTCCTTTAAGGATCTACCCAACGTCCATCTGCTTTGATTAAATTAATCAACTCTTCTACGCCTTGATCCTCTGGCACTTTTTTGATTTCTTCTCTGCCACGATATAAGGAGATGTAGCCTGGGGTTTTGCCTACATAACCATAGTCAGCATCAGCCATTTCTCCGGGGCCATTGACTATGCAACCCATGACAGCAATGTCTAAGCCGGTTAAATGTTTTGTGGCTTCCCTGACTTTATGTAAGACTTCCTCTAGGTTGAATAAGGTGCGTCCACAGGAAGGACAAGCTACGTATTCCACCATTGTTTTCCGCAAACCTAATGCTTGGAGGATGCTGTAACAAACGGGAATTTCTTTTTCTGGTGCTTCTGTTAGAGAGACGCGGATTGTATCACCGATACCATCAGCTAGTAAGGTGGCAATCCCGGCTGTAGATTTAATCCTTCCGTATTCGCCATCACCAGCTTCTGTCACACCTAAATGTAGGGGGTAATCCATCCCTAATTCATCCATGCGCTTCGCCATGAGGCGATAGGCAGCTACCATCACTGGAACTCGTGAGGCTTTCATGGAAATGACCAAGTTACGGAAGTCTAGAGATTCACAGATGCGAATAAACTCTAAGGCAGACTCTACCATGCCTTCTGGGGTGTCGCCGTAGGTGAACAGCATTCTTTCCGCTAGAGAACCGTGATTTACACCGATTCGCATGGCTTTACCTTGATCGCGCAGGGAAACTACTAAAGGTTCTAGAGTTCCGCGGATTTTTTCGCCGATTTCGTTAAATTCGGCTGGGGTATATTCGGTTCTGTTAGCGTTTGGTTTTTCAAACACATATAACCCTGGATTAATTCTCACTTTCTCAATGTGCTTGGCAACTTCCAGGGCGATTTTCATGCCATTGTGATGCACGTCGGCAACAATTGGCACATCTTGGTAAGTTTTAATGAGTTTTTGCTTAATTTCTGCTAACGCTACGGCATGAGCAATACTAGGCACTGTGACACGGACAATTTCACAGCCAATTTCGTGCAACCGACGAATAGCGGCTACAGAACCATCAATGTCTAGGGTGTCTTCATTAATCATTGACTGCACGACTACAGGGTAGCCGCCGCCGATGGTGACATTTCCCACCTTTACCGGACGGGTTTTACGGCGTTTGATGGTGGTATCAAATATGGGTTGATTTGCTGTGGTAGCGGATGTTGCGGGAGTCG carries:
- a CDS encoding AAA family ATPase yields the protein MNFREEFKLLLRARYPLIYIPTYEEERVETAIREEANNQGNRPVYTWDFVDGYQGNPNDEGFGRRNPLQALEFVEKLSASAPAILILRDYHRFLDDVAIARKLRNLARLLKSQPKNIVLLSPRIAIPDDLTEVLTVVEFPLPAGNEIKTEVERLLQATGNSLSGKVIDDLVRSCQGLSMERIRRVLARAIATHGELQPEDVDLVLEEKRQTIRQTQILDFYPATEQISDIGGLDNLKDWLLRRGGSFTERARQYGLPHPRGLLLVGIQGTGKSLTAKAIAHHWHLPLLRLDVGRLFAGLVGESESRTRQMIQVAEALAPCVLWIDEIDKAFSGLGSKGDAGTTSRVFGTFITWLAEKTSPVFVVATANDIQALPPEMLRKGRFDEIFFVGLPTQEERKAIFNVHLSRLRPHNLKNYDIERLAYETPDFSGAEIEQTLIEAMHIGFSQNRDFTTDDILESASQIIPLARTAVEQIQKLQEWAAAGRARLASKQSPLSDTFGKLR
- a CDS encoding DUF4058 family protein produces the protein MPSPFPGMNPYLENPELWPEVHSRLIIAIADEIAPQLRPKYRVAVEKRVYQMTDENSVLVGIPDVVVGRSLTNSEKEQSTLAVASPPAKPVTVNVPIPEEVRESYLQVREVGTGEVVTTIEVLSPKNKRPGEGRKAYESKRQQILGSFTNLVEIDLLRSGEPMPIVGMPITSNYRILVSRSEYRPKAELYPFELQEQIPTFLLPLRRGDTEPIIDLKVLIDGVYDRAGFDLAIDYTQEPVPPLPETDATWANTLLQQL
- a CDS encoding DDE transposase family protein, producing the protein MTTAQTWYIVKQNTGNCEIVPSEQVGDDGVNIIEQWGPFSSPEEAIARRIGLIRAGKCQPQ
- the ctpC gene encoding carboxyl-terminal processing protease CtpC; this translates as MVITKSRLVLGATAVTLSTIAVTSLGIHSRGQALFKASPKELVDEVWQIVQRQYVDGTFNQVDWVAVRKEYLNKTYSSQEEAYKSIREMLKKLEDPYTRFMDPQEFKNMQVDTSGELTGIGITISQDEKTKQLVVIAPIEDTPAFKAGILSKDVILKIDGKSTKGMDTNQAVSLIRGEPGSKVVLTIQRNGQQKEFKITRARIEIHPVRFSQQQTPVGKVGYIRLNQFSANAAKEMQQAIRNLEKQQVDGYIMDLRGNPGGLLFASVEIARMWLDKGTIVSTIDRKGEQEREVANGRALTNKPLVILIDKGSASASEILSGALQDNKRAVLVGTQTFGKGLVQSVRPLEDGSGLAVTIAKYHTPSGKDINKHGVDPDVKVELTDAQRQELWLRERDKIGTSADPQFAKALEVLGKQIAAQRTPTADTNQNTQL
- the ispG gene encoding (E)-4-hydroxy-3-methylbut-2-enyl-diphosphate synthase: MQTLPTPATSATTANQPIFDTTIKRRKTRPVKVGNVTIGGGYPVVVQSMINEDTLDIDGSVAAIRRLHEIGCEIVRVTVPSIAHAVALAEIKQKLIKTYQDVPIVADVHHNGMKIALEVAKHIEKVRINPGLYVFEKPNANRTEYTPAEFNEIGEKIRGTLEPLVVSLRDQGKAMRIGVNHGSLAERMLFTYGDTPEGMVESALEFIRICESLDFRNLVISMKASRVPVMVAAYRLMAKRMDELGMDYPLHLGVTEAGDGEYGRIKSTAGIATLLADGIGDTIRVSLTEAPEKEIPVCYSILQALGLRKTMVEYVACPSCGRTLFNLEEVLHKVREATKHLTGLDIAVMGCIVNGPGEMADADYGYVGKTPGYISLYRGREEIKKVPEDQGVEELINLIKADGRWVDP